The Anopheles merus strain MAF unplaced genomic scaffold, AmerM5.1 LNR4000526, whole genome shotgun sequence genome includes the window CTAATCAAATGACATGCTTGTACGCAACAAGGAAATTCGCAAGAGAAAAGATATGTTTGCACATCTCAAATACACAATAACATtaacattatttattaaagaaGAGTTTCAATGTAACACCGATCGACACTTTACCAATCCAGAAGCATCACAAATCCCTGCAGCCCACGCCCCAACATGCTAATGCTTTATCTTCAAAATGCTGCCAGATCCTGCTGAAATGGTTCCTGCTGTTAAGTGCCGTCGATAGAGTGTGTGCTgtaatttaatgattttaCTTTCGCCTTTTTGCCTATATTTGCAGAGTTCAATCAAATACACGAAGGTGGAGCCATGTATATATCATGTGGGAGTACGGATAGTACTCCCATGGAGCCGGAAACGGGCTATGTCCCGAACAATCCCCTCTTCGGGATGCCCCTCGACAGCCCACAGGTGAGTCCAaatgctcgtgtgtgtgtttttttttttcttcgcagCATCTGAATCGCGCAGGACACCGCGAACGAATTGCAATGCTCGATGTAATATGCTCGCTGTAACATACCGACGACCG containing:
- the LOC121602595 gene encoding protein glass-like, encoding MVHTEEHSNAFTLEFNQIHEGGAMYISCGSTDSTPMEPETGYVPNNPLFGMPLDSPQ